One Myotis daubentonii chromosome 3, mMyoDau2.1, whole genome shotgun sequence genomic window carries:
- the RNF186 gene encoding E3 ubiquitin-protein ligase RNF186 — protein sequence MACTEAPQQPAPHQPQPLSAGATTTTDTAGPAGGHRGSVGPDLECLVCREPYSCARLPKLLGCQHSFCAVCLKLLLCPQNDTWSVTCPLCRKATAVPGGLICGLRDQEAVVGRLARPCPEVWLCPQELVSPAALTAGHPGLAGEDGQDVASANRVAARRLVAHLLLLALLIILILPFIYPGIMQWTLTFIIALALLVATLFCCHPRSQGSGRPCPRTLFCGEQKHSEISSVACVHPVQAPTAP from the coding sequence ATGGCCTGCACTGaggccccacagcagccagccccgcaccagccccagcccctctcgGCAGGAGCCACCACCACCACGGACACCGCAGGCCCTGCCGGGGGTCATCGCGGCTCCGTGGGTCCCGACCTGGAGTGCCTGGTGTGCCGGGAGCCCTACAGCTGTGCCCGACTCCCcaagctgctgggctgccagcacTCCTTCTGTGCTGTCTGCCTGAAGCTCCTGCTGTGCCCGCAGAACGACACCTGGTCCGTCACCTGCCCGCTGTGCCGCAAGGCCACCGCCGTCCCCGGGGGCCTCATCTGCGGCCTGCGTGACCAGGAGGCCGTGGTGGGGCGGCTCGCCCGGCCGTGCCCAGAAGTGTGGCTCTGTCCTCAGGAGCTGGTGAGTCCCGCCGCCCTGACAGCAGGGCACCCCGGCTTGGCAGGAGAGGATGGGCAGGACGTGGCAAGTGCCAACCGCGTGGCAGCCCGGCGCCTGGTGGCACACCTGCTCCTGCTGGCCTTGCTCATCATCCTCATCCTGCCCTTCATCTACCCCGGGATCATGCAGTGGACGCTCACCTTCATCATcgccctggccctgctggtggCCACCCTCTTCTGCTGTCACCCCCGCAGCCAGGGCAgcggccggccctgccccaggACCCTCTTCTGCGGGGAGCAGAAACACAGCGAGATCTCCTCCGTTGCCTGTGTGCACCCCGTCCAGGCACCCACAGCACCTTGA